In one window of Henckelia pumila isolate YLH828 chromosome 1, ASM3356847v2, whole genome shotgun sequence DNA:
- the LOC140862940 gene encoding uncharacterized protein: MANRNPLSVILDTKKLTGPNYSDWLRNLKIVLASDKLTYVLTKAPPKEVAKDISPDELKKLETWRFENDVNAADIHLHLQDLYGAQTRAERFTTVKALMTARMREGTSVHEHGVRMIGYIERLVSLDMVLPHELLVDVLLLSLPNSFDGFVVNFNMNKIEATFEKLVNMLTSLKKP, from the exons atggcTAATCGCAATCCATTATCTGTTATCCTCGATACAAAAAAACTTACTGGACCAAATTACTCTGATTGGCTAAGAAACCTAAAAATCGTGCTTGCGTCGGATAAGTTAACATATGTACTAACAAAAGCACCTCCAAAAGAGGTGGCTAAGGACATCAGCCCTGATGAGCTGAAGAAGCTTGAGAcgtg GCGATTTGAGAATGatgtgaatgctgctgacattcacctACACCTACAAGATTTGTATGGTGCACAAacaagagctgaaaggttcacaACTGTAAAAGCACTCATGACTGCACGTATGCGAGAAGGGACTTCGGTTCATGAGCATGGTGTCCGCATGATTGGGTATATTGAGCGATTGGTAAGCCTTGACATGGTACTTCCCCATGAGCTTTTAGTTGACGTCCTGCTATTGTCTTTACCAAATTCATTTGATGGGTTTGTGGTAAACTTCAACATGAATAAGATTGAGGCCACCTTTGAAAAGTTGGTCAACATGCTTACTTCATTGAAGAAACCATGA